From Dreissena polymorpha isolate Duluth1 chromosome 15, UMN_Dpol_1.0, whole genome shotgun sequence, a single genomic window includes:
- the LOC127861196 gene encoding protein timeless homolog isoform X1, with product MTMHKELQAACSALGYQEGRQYVKEPDCLESVKDLIRFLKSEDDTCDIRRQLGHAQIVQNDLIPILVHYTGDNTLWETVVRLLVNLTQPAFLCFKSHIPEEKTLRNNYLELESHLQTMEEAFINEDVFAAITGKLGDLLKLDWEHRHEEHSLLIERLLILIRNVLHIPPNPDAEQRTDDDASVHDQVLCCDQCASV from the exons ATGACGATGCACAAGGAGCTACAGGCAGCCTGCAGCGCCCTCGGTTACCAGGAGGGAAGGCAGTATGTGAAGGAACCAGATTGTCTAG AGTCAGTGAAGGACTTGATTCGCTTCCTGAAAAGTGAGGACGACACCTGTGACATCCGACGACAGCTGGGGCATGCTCAGATCGTACAGAATGACCTGATCCCAATTCTTGTCCATTACACCGGCGACAATACGCTCTGGGAAACGGTCGTCAG ATTGCTGGTAAACCTGACCCAGCCGGCCTTCCTGTGTTTCAAGAGTCACATCCCTGAAGAGAAGACATTGCGCAATAATTACTTGGAACTCGAGTCCCATCTACAGACTATGGAGGAG GCTTTCATAAACGAAGATGTGTTTGCGGCCATTACAGGAAAACTTGGCGACCTGTTGAAGCTG GACTGGGAGCATCGTCACGAAGAGCACAGTCTTCTCATAGAGCGTCTGCTGATACTGATCAGAAACGTGCTGCACATTCCCCCCAACCCAGACGCCGAGCAG AGAACTGATGATGATGCCAGCGTTCATGATCAAGTGTTGTG
- the LOC127861196 gene encoding protein timeless homolog isoform X2 has protein sequence MTMHKELQAACSALGYQEGRQYVKEPDCLESVKDLIRFLKSEDDTCDIRRQLGHAQIVQNDLIPILVHYTGDNTLWETVVRLLVNLTQPAFLCFKSHIPEEKTLRNNYLELESHLQTMEEAFINEDVFAAITGKLGDLLKLDWEHRHEEHSLLIERLLILIRNVLHIPPNPDAEQRTDDDASVHDQVLWRWKFDEK, from the exons ATGACGATGCACAAGGAGCTACAGGCAGCCTGCAGCGCCCTCGGTTACCAGGAGGGAAGGCAGTATGTGAAGGAACCAGATTGTCTAG AGTCAGTGAAGGACTTGATTCGCTTCCTGAAAAGTGAGGACGACACCTGTGACATCCGACGACAGCTGGGGCATGCTCAGATCGTACAGAATGACCTGATCCCAATTCTTGTCCATTACACCGGCGACAATACGCTCTGGGAAACGGTCGTCAG ATTGCTGGTAAACCTGACCCAGCCGGCCTTCCTGTGTTTCAAGAGTCACATCCCTGAAGAGAAGACATTGCGCAATAATTACTTGGAACTCGAGTCCCATCTACAGACTATGGAGGAG GCTTTCATAAACGAAGATGTGTTTGCGGCCATTACAGGAAAACTTGGCGACCTGTTGAAGCTG GACTGGGAGCATCGTCACGAAGAGCACAGTCTTCTCATAGAGCGTCTGCTGATACTGATCAGAAACGTGCTGCACATTCCCCCCAACCCAGACGCCGAGCAG AGAACTGATGATGATGCCAGCGTTCATGATCAAGTGTTGTG